The following proteins come from a genomic window of Alicyclobacillus dauci:
- a CDS encoding acyl-CoA mutase large subunit family protein: MENHSAKDAWEQAVATSLGKQPERKESFVNASYMGINRLYTPHDSISLQDYDEQIGYPGEYPFTRGIQPTMYRGRFWTMRQYAGFGTAQATNERFRYLLEQGQTGLSVAFDLPTQIGYDADHLFAQGEVGKVGVSISSLEDMRTLFNDIRLDQVSTSMTINAPASVLLAMYLVVAEEQGVAWDRVRGTIQNDILKEYVARGTYIYPPRASMRIITDIFAFCKAEVPKWNTISISGYHIREAGSTAVQEIAFTLANAIAYVDAAVQKGLNVDDFAPRLSFFFNAHNNFFEEVAKFRAARRMWARIMKDRFGAKNPKSQQLRFHTQTGGSTLTAQQPDNNIVRVTMQALAAVLGGTQSLHTNSRDEALALPTEESARIALRTQQIIAHESGVADTIDPLGGSYYVESLTDEIERRAWQYIDKVDELGGAVDAIEQGYMQREIHQAAYQTQQAIERGDEIVVGVNRYRSEEEEEPELLRVDPSIAKDQAERLAAWRASRSQADCDAALAELRQAATGDTNLMPLIVKAVRAHATTGEICDAMRAEFGEYRAQVF; encoded by the coding sequence ATGGAGAACCACTCAGCGAAGGATGCGTGGGAGCAGGCCGTTGCGACAAGCCTAGGTAAGCAGCCGGAACGCAAGGAGTCTTTTGTCAACGCTTCTTATATGGGTATCAATCGGCTTTATACGCCGCATGATTCCATTTCATTGCAAGACTATGACGAACAAATTGGTTATCCGGGTGAGTACCCGTTTACGCGAGGTATTCAGCCGACGATGTATCGTGGCCGGTTTTGGACAATGCGGCAATATGCTGGGTTTGGAACTGCGCAAGCTACAAACGAGCGGTTTCGCTACCTGCTTGAACAAGGGCAAACAGGACTGTCCGTCGCGTTCGATCTCCCGACGCAAATTGGATACGACGCCGACCATCTATTTGCTCAAGGTGAAGTCGGAAAGGTCGGCGTCTCTATTTCGTCTCTCGAAGATATGCGCACATTGTTCAACGACATTCGATTGGACCAAGTGAGTACTTCCATGACGATTAACGCCCCTGCGTCTGTCTTGTTAGCCATGTATTTAGTCGTTGCCGAAGAACAAGGCGTCGCATGGGATCGCGTTCGCGGCACGATTCAGAATGACATTTTGAAAGAGTATGTTGCACGGGGAACGTATATTTACCCGCCACGTGCATCGATGAGAATCATCACGGACATTTTCGCCTTTTGTAAAGCTGAGGTGCCCAAGTGGAACACGATTTCCATCAGCGGCTATCATATTCGTGAAGCTGGTTCAACGGCTGTCCAGGAAATCGCCTTCACGCTCGCGAATGCCATCGCGTACGTCGATGCGGCCGTACAAAAGGGTCTGAATGTGGATGATTTTGCGCCACGCCTTTCATTCTTCTTCAACGCACACAACAACTTTTTCGAAGAAGTTGCAAAGTTTCGTGCGGCGCGGAGAATGTGGGCGAGAATTATGAAGGATCGGTTTGGAGCGAAAAACCCGAAATCCCAGCAATTGCGGTTTCACACGCAGACGGGAGGCAGTACACTCACGGCGCAACAACCGGATAACAATATTGTCCGCGTCACCATGCAAGCGCTCGCAGCGGTGCTCGGTGGTACGCAGAGTTTGCATACAAACAGCCGCGATGAGGCCCTTGCATTGCCAACGGAAGAGTCCGCACGCATTGCTTTGCGCACTCAGCAGATCATTGCCCACGAGAGCGGTGTGGCAGATACCATCGATCCGCTCGGGGGCAGTTACTATGTGGAATCACTGACGGACGAGATCGAGCGACGGGCATGGCAGTACATCGATAAGGTCGATGAACTTGGCGGTGCAGTCGATGCCATCGAACAGGGCTACATGCAGCGTGAAATCCATCAAGCGGCGTATCAGACGCAGCAAGCCATTGAACGTGGTGACGAAATCGTCGTTGGGGTCAATCGGTACCGCAGTGAGGAGGAGGAAGAGCCGGAATTGCTCCGGGTGGATCCCTCCATTGCGAAAGACCAAGCAGAGCGACTTGCGGCGTGGAGAGCGTCGAGGTCGCAGGCTGACTGTGACGCAGCGCTTGCTGAACTGCGGCAGGCGGCGACAGGCGACACCAACCTGATGCCGCTTATCGTGAAGGCAGTTAGGGCGCACGCGACGACGGGAGAAATCTGTGACGCAATGCGCGCGGAGTTCGGCGAGTATCGCGCACAGGTGTTCTAA